A single Phoenix dactylifera cultivar Barhee BC4 chromosome 1, palm_55x_up_171113_PBpolish2nd_filt_p, whole genome shotgun sequence DNA region contains:
- the LOC103706055 gene encoding thioredoxin-like fold domain-containing protein MRL7 homolog, chloroplastic, translating into MSSLQIRTLFPKPFFQFFAASPSSFPLFVHYPNPDSSSFTRSFSRRNPRRRAKPFVPLKASATPDPSPNSNSDPDPRPSPNPTKPKGRRSKPKTPAGGTATAASGDAFPSTIPQKPRRGRRSEAAAVEDFVRDRLDRTFASIREQDAGVLEGKEEVLKQRTMEEDEEESSEGGGKEVVEEEDPDWPLDADIGWGIRASEYFEKHPIKNVVVDGVEIDWEREMDEGWVKEINCLEWETFAFHPSPLVVLVFERYRRAADNWKLLKELEKAAKVYWNAKDRLPPRTVKIDINIETDLAYALKVKECPQLLFVKGNRILYREKELRTADELVQMIAHFYYNAKRPSWIDPAEVAPPF; encoded by the exons ATGTCATCGCTCCAAATCCGAACACTCTTCCCCAAACCCTTCTTCCAGTTCTTCGCCGCcagcccctcctccttccctctctTCGTCCACTACCCAAACCCTGACTCTTCCTCTTTTACCCGCTCCTTCTCTCGAAGAAACCCTCGCCGCCGCGCAAAACCCTTCGTCCCGTTAAAAGCATCAGCCACACCCGACCCGAGCCCTAACTCGAACTCCGATCCCGACCCCAGACCTAGCCCTAACCCGACGAAGCCAAAAGGTCGGCGTTCGAAGCCCAAGACCCCGGCGGGAGGAACCGCCACCGCGGCCTCCGGCGACGCCTTCCCGTCGACGATCCCACAGAAGCCGAGGCGCGGCCGGCGGAGcgaggcggcggcggtggaggaCTTCGTCCGGGACCGGCTCGACCGGACCTTCGCCTCGATCCGGGAGCAGGACGCCGGGGTCTTGGAGGGGAAAGAGGAGGTCTTAAAGCAGAGAACTatggaagaggatgaggaggagaGCTCGGAGGGCGGGGGGAAGGAGGTGGTGGAAGAGGAGGATCCAGACTGGCCTTTGGATGCCGATATCGGGTGGGGGATCCGGGCGTCGGAATATTTTGAGAAGCATCCGATCAAGAATGTGGTCGTCGATGGGGTGGAAATCGAttgggagagagagatggatgAGGGGTGGGTGAAAGAGATCAACTGCTTGGAGTGGGAGACCTTTGCCTTCCATCCGAGCCCTCTCGTGGTTCTAGTCTTCGAGCGCTACCGAAG GGCAGCTGATAACTGGAAGCTCTTGAAGGAGCTGGAGAAGGCGGCCAAGGTATACTGGAATGCTAAAGATCGACTGCCTCCTAGA ACGGTCAAGATTGATATTAATATCGAGACAGACTTAGCTTATGCTCTTAAAGTCAAAGAATGCCCACAACTATTATTCGTAAAGGGAAACAGGATTTTGTACAGGGAGAAAG AACTCAGAACGGCAGATGAATTGGTGCAAATGATTGCACATTTCTACTATAACGCAAAGAGACCATCATGGATTGATCCTGCAGAAGTTGCTCCTCCATTTTGA